One stretch of Candidatus Eremiobacteraceae bacterium DNA includes these proteins:
- a CDS encoding NAD(P)/FAD-dependent oxidoreductase: MAAAQEQAPPAKTRIVILGGGFGGLYAALRLERLLRRRADIDVTLVSRENFFLLTPMLPQVAASGIDTRHIVTPVRAVLRRVNFFEAEIEAVDLDAKLVTVAHEDGPRHILGYDHLLLALGGVTNFFGIPGVAEHSIPIKTLSDAVRLRNHALDMLERAELEDDPAVRASLLSFVVVGAGFAGVETAAELDIFVHRAARAYHRFTPADVKVKLVDGGARVLPELRERLGELTKRTLEKRGVEVRLGIFVASADDRGVTLKDGSRVDGATIVWAGGVAPNPLVASLPIADARGRAPASADFVVAGRPGVWAIGDCASIIPPEGGRPYPPTAQHAVRMGPHVADNIIAAIDGKPLRPFDYKMKGQMANLGERDAVAMLGGIQVSGFPAWWLWRTYYLLRLPTLDRRVRVAIDWTLDLIFPRDIVKLAPWGEDVAGRAKPG; the protein is encoded by the coding sequence ATGGCCGCAGCACAAGAACAGGCGCCACCCGCGAAGACCCGCATCGTCATCCTCGGCGGAGGATTCGGCGGATTGTACGCCGCTTTGCGTTTGGAACGCTTGTTGCGACGTCGCGCCGATATCGACGTGACGCTCGTCAGCCGCGAGAATTTCTTCCTGCTTACGCCGATGCTGCCGCAGGTGGCTGCGAGCGGGATCGACACACGGCATATCGTCACGCCGGTCCGCGCGGTCCTCCGCCGCGTGAACTTCTTCGAAGCGGAGATCGAAGCCGTCGACCTCGATGCCAAGCTGGTGACGGTCGCGCACGAGGATGGCCCGCGCCACATCCTCGGCTACGATCATCTGCTGCTCGCCCTCGGTGGCGTCACGAACTTCTTCGGCATCCCTGGAGTGGCGGAGCACTCGATTCCGATCAAAACGCTGTCCGACGCGGTGCGGCTTCGCAATCACGCGCTCGACATGCTCGAACGCGCGGAGCTCGAGGACGATCCTGCCGTGAGAGCCTCACTCCTATCGTTCGTCGTCGTCGGCGCCGGATTCGCAGGCGTCGAGACGGCCGCAGAGCTCGACATCTTCGTGCACCGTGCCGCGCGTGCATATCACCGCTTCACGCCGGCGGACGTGAAGGTGAAGCTCGTCGATGGCGGCGCTCGCGTCTTGCCGGAGCTGCGCGAGCGTCTCGGTGAGCTGACGAAACGCACGCTCGAAAAGCGCGGCGTCGAAGTGCGCCTCGGCATCTTCGTCGCCTCCGCCGACGATCGGGGCGTGACGCTCAAAGACGGCAGTCGCGTCGACGGCGCGACGATCGTCTGGGCAGGCGGCGTTGCGCCGAACCCGCTCGTCGCTTCGCTTCCGATAGCGGACGCGCGGGGCCGAGCTCCAGCATCCGCCGATTTTGTCGTCGCGGGCCGGCCGGGTGTTTGGGCGATCGGCGATTGCGCTTCTATCATACCCCCGGAAGGCGGCCGTCCATATCCGCCGACCGCGCAGCACGCAGTACGGATGGGTCCGCACGTCGCGGACAATATCATCGCGGCGATCGACGGAAAGCCGCTGCGCCCGTTCGACTACAAGATGAAGGGGCAGATGGCCAATCTTGGCGAGCGCGACGCCGTCGCGATGCTCGGAGGCATCCAGGTCTCGGGTTTCCCGGCGTGGTGGTTATGGCGGACTTATTATCTGCTGCGCCTTCCGACGCTCGATCGCCGAGTGCGCGTCGCGATCGACTGGACGCTCGATCTCATCTTCCCGCGCGACATCGTCAAGCTCGCTCCCTGGGGAGAAGACGTAGCAGGCCGAGCGAAGCCCGGCTGA